In Setaria italica strain Yugu1 chromosome IX, Setaria_italica_v2.0, whole genome shotgun sequence, the genomic stretch GCGACCCAGATGGAAAAATAGCTTCCTTGTGGAGAAAATCGCAGAGGGTCAGCTTGGAAGAGCTGCATCGTGCTATCGACTACAGTCAGCTTTGCATGGATGCAAGGAAGCATCAGTCAGATCTTGCAGCTGACATAGCCAAGGCTTGCATGAACTATGGCTTACTTGGACGTAACCTGTTTCAACTTTGCGAGGAAGTGTTACAAAAAGATTCATGTTTAACACTGTGTGAAGAATTGCTTTCATTTTTTCCAAGTCATGGGGATCAGTATTCTGGGGTTCTTCCCCAGAGTAGAGAATATCAGGTCAAGATGGATCTGCTTAGAGCCTCCGGAGATCTTTCCACTGCATGTATCGTTGAAGAGAAAGTATGGGCTTCCATATCAAGTGAAACTGCATCAGCAATAAAATATGGATCAAAAGGTGCTTACTAATTACTACAAAACATTTACGATAACTAAAAGACCTTGTATTTCCAAAGCCAACTGTTGTGCTTATATTAGCTTTTCTCAAAAATCCATGATATCTTGATGTGCAATGAGCTAATTGTGGCTGTTGTTACCATTTGCACTATTGATATTACCATTATATTGTTAAcacatttcattctttcataGAGCCATCAAGCGGTTCCATGTCTTCGACCCATGGTAACTTGCATCCTAGGAAGGCCTTTGTAGAATTACCAGTCCGTGTGGACTTTGTTGGGGGTTGGAGTGATACACCTCCATGGAGCTTGGAGCGTCCAGGTTGTGTTTTGAATATGGCAATTAGCTTGGAAGGAAGCCTTCCGGTTGGTGCTATGATAGAGACAACAGAAGACCACCTTGGAGTTTCAATCGAAGATGATGCTGGCAGGAACCTGTATATTGATGATCTGGCATCTATTTCATCTCCATTCAAAGAAAGTGACCCGTTCCGTTTAGTCAAGTCTGCTCTTATTGTTACTGGTATCCTTGGCCACAAAATATTGTCAAAATCAGGCCTGAACATTTGGACATGGGCAAATGTTCCTCGCGGAAGTGGTCTGGGAACTTCTAGCATATTAGCAGCTGCTGTAGTTAAGGGTCTATTTCAAGTTATGGAAGATGATGGAAGTGATGATAATGTTGCTAGAGCTGTGTTAGTGGTAGAGCAAATAATGGGCACCGGTGGTGGATGGCAAGATCAAATCGGTGGCCTATATCCTGGAATCAAATGCACCCAGAGTTTTCCAGGACAACCATTACGGTTGCAAGTTGTCCCGCTGTTGGCCTCTCCTGAGTTGATTCAGGAATTAGAGCAACGTCTCCTGGTTGTGTTCACCGGCCAAGTAAGTGACCTTTCTGCTTGGAGCATAAAATTCTTGAGTCTTTCTTGTGACCATGCACCGGCTATAACTAGAAGCCAAGAACTACATACAATCTGTCTTTCTGAAATTTGTATTCAACCGTAATAAGGTCAAATTATCAACAATTATCAAGGAACAAAATCATGTGAGGTTGAAGGCCGAATTGTTGAAAGCGCAAACAACATTTTGGTCCAATTATACCAGATTGTAGTACAGAGAACGATTTCATATTTGTGGTTGTGGCCATGCTATCCATGTGCCATGATGTTGGTTGTTAAATATTCTCCACATTGCTATTTTTCTCCCTAAATGAATCTAACTATCTGTGCAGGTAAGGCTCGCCCACCAAGTCCTGCAGAAAGTTGTAACCCGATACCTCCGCCGCGATAACATCCTAATATCCAGCATCAAGAGGCTTGCTGAGTTGGCCAAAATTGGGAGGGAAGCCCTAATGAACGGTGATATAGATGAGCTGGGCAACATAATGCTGGAGGCCTGGAGGCTGCATCAAGAGCTAGACCCTTTCTGCAGCAACAAGTTTGT encodes the following:
- the LOC101773659 gene encoding bifunctional fucokinase/fucose pyrophosphorylase isoform X2 gives rise to the protein MDLFHFSSITSSRFHRAQGGIFIMTGDVLPCFDASNLVLPDDAACIVTVPTTLDVAANHGVVVASKDGGIDQESYSLYLVDNLLQKPTVSELVEGHAILDDGRALLDTGIIAARGKAWQDLVTLAHSSSQTMIKELMTSNKELSLYEDLVAAWVPAKHEWLRNRPLGKELIDALGKQRIFSFCSYDFSFLHFGTSAEVLDHLAGSYSGLVGRRHMCSLPETTACDIAATAIILSTKISSGVSIGEDSLVYDSVLCGRIRIGSQSIVVGVNISEFHGCSPQIINGSTCFTLPDRHCLWEVPLVNSAGRVLVYCGLHDNPKVSIKRDGTFCGKPWINVLEDLRIQDTDLWNSTSQDQCLWTARLFPVMSLPEMLNVGMWLMGSACDPDGKIASLWRKSQRVSLEELHRAIDYSQLCMDARKHQSDLAADIAKACMNYGLLGRNLFQLCEEVLQKDSCLTLCEELLSFFPSHGDQYSGVLPQSREYQVKMDLLRASGDLSTACIVEEKVWASISSETASAIKYGSKEPSSGSMSSTHGNLHPRKAFVELPVRVDFVGGWSDTPPWSLERPGCVLNMAISLEGSLPVGAMIETTEDHLGVSIEDDAGRNLYIDDLASISSPFKESDPFRLVKSALIVTGILGHKILSKSGLNIWTWANVPRGSGLGTSSILAAAVVKGLFQVMEDDGSDDNVARAVLVVEQIMGTGGGWQDQIGGLYPGIKCTQSFPGQPLRLQVVPLLASPELIQELEQRLLVVFTGQVRLAHQVLQKVVTRYLRRDNILISSIKRLAELAKIGREALMNGDIDELGNIMLEAWRLHQELDPFCSNKFVDELFAFADPYCCGYKLVGAGGGGFALLLAKNPSCAKELRQALHESTFDVKAYDWNIVMPR